Proteins encoded within one genomic window of Neodiprion fabricii isolate iyNeoFabr1 chromosome 6, iyNeoFabr1.1, whole genome shotgun sequence:
- the LOC124184379 gene encoding uncharacterized protein LOC124184379 isoform X3, with translation MRHPALHLAGIVASPSGGGGGIFGTGAEEELRKWLEVRLDALGIDPVAYSRFVLSLLRRPDSVFSPCDKPGAFAKSGCRQYRAPTRPPPTTDREQKRAVIQCLVSAADQKCGVESLVDELCLRLRELEGGDSNDKKDDRETLDGEPKMALESLTPRDRALRYYAAFPALQPATPKKFIHKKDRISINNNNANNCSNINNKARSNKKTKMSIAMESGKSEEKDTSYGFAKSMEKERDSERELELDQLRLAQLQAKFDQSLEALWDSGPGNAQDTASIWAAPSLSIPSGPLWPSDPNEAPFLLPLGNNGGSVMDTPYQESIIDDSPLIPWDIDLIDVGDYEDEPSNKDKTEYNVNWSNSIAEGPWAWRELGGSLATLGHSSEAGSCFMPVRPCKTPVKTGEEIRPSHEVVSLQEPDEDLLTSARTHFRPIKEDGHWADGTTFPVNNSIERVAYRRSDSGHILYLPGSESPYMEYRERTSSSSATRPATLTLKFRVRQCDKCVQTEPVRSPAKRRIISNTDHFCYPANRDEESDIVKVPETTQIEKHCFTFDQLEWIQQRLPLHNDRKRRHSSSLRCRPLATLRPLTL, from the exons ATGAGGCACCCTGCACTGCACCTGGCTGGGATCGTGGCATCCCCCAGCGGAGGTGGGGGTGGGATATTTGGCACAGGGGCTGAAGAGGAATTGAGAAAGTGGCTGGAGGTGCGACTAGATGCTTTGGGGATTGACCCTGTAGCCTATTCGCGTTTCGTTCTCAGCCTACTACGACGTCCCGACTCTGTCTTCAGTCCTTGTGACAAGCCAGGAGCTTTTGCAAAAAGTGGCTGCCGTCAATACAGAGCTCCCACGAGACCTCCACCAACCACTGACAGAGAACAGAAACGCGCCGTCATTCAGTGCCTTGTCAGTGCTGCAGATCAG AAGTGTGGAGTTGAGTCACTGGTGGATGAGCTCTGTCTAAGGCTGAGGGAACTGGAGGGAGGAGATTCAAATGATAAAAAAGATGATCGCGAAACGTTAGATGGAGAACCAAAGATGGCGTTAGAGTCACTAACCCCTCGAGATAGAGCCCTCAGATATTACGCAGCATTCCCAGCTCTACAACCTGCCACccccaaaaaatttattcataaaaaggACCGGATTTCCATAAACAATAACAACGCCAACAACTGTAGCAACATCAATAACAAGGCACGCAGTAACAAGAAGACCAAAATGTCCATA GCTATGGAATCGGGGAAATCAGAAGAAAAAGATACAAGTTACGGGTTTGCAAAGTcaatggaaaaagaaagggACAGCGAAAGAGAACTGGAATTGGATCAATTGCGTCTGGCACAACTTCAGGCAAAGTTTGATCAAAGCCTTGAAGCGCTTTGGGATTCAGGTCCAGGAAATGCTCAGGATACAGCCTCAATTTGGGCAGCTCCCTCTCTTTCCATTCCTTCAGGACCTCTCTGGCCTAGCGATCCAAACGAAGCACCATTTCTTCTGCCATTAGGAAACAATGGTGGCAGCGTTATGGATACACCTTATCAGGAATCCATTATTGACGACTCTCCGCTTATTCCATGGGACATTGACTTGATTGATGTTGGAGACTATGAAGACGAACCTAGCAATAAAGATAAGAcag AGTACAACGTAAACTGGTCAAATTCTATTGCGGAAGGACCTTGGGCCTGGCGTGAACTAGGTGGAAGTCTTGCCACTTTGGGCCACAGCTCAGAGGCAGGTAGCTGTTTCATGCCGGTCAGACCATGCAAGACACCCGTAAAAACTGGGGAGGAAATACGTCCGAGCCATGAAGTCGTCAGTCTTCAAGAACCGGACGAGGATTTGCTGACTTCGGCTCGAACTCATTTTCGACCGATTAAAGAAGATGGGCACTGGGCTGATGGGACTACTTTCCCCGTTAATAACAGTATTGAGAGGGTCGCTTACCGTCGCTCAGATTCGGGACACATACTCTACCTTCCAGGTAGTGAAAGCCCATACATGGAATATCGCGAAAGGACCTCCTCATCCTCGGCTACTAGACCAGCCACGTTGACGTTGAAGTTTCGTGTACGACAATGTGATAAATGTGTACAAACCGAACCAGTACGCTCACCGGCGAAGCGGAGGATTATCTCGAACACGGATCACTTTTGTTATCCCGCTAATAGGGATGAAGAGAGCGATATCGTTAAGGTACCGGAAACGACACAAATAGAAAAGCATTGTTTCACATTTGATCAGTTGGAATGGATTCAACAGCGATTACCTTTACATAACGACAGAAAAAG AAGGCACAGCAGCAGCTTGAGATGTCGACCATTAGCGACACTGCGACCTCTCACGCTTTAA
- the LOC124184379 gene encoding uncharacterized protein LOC124184379 isoform X2 — MMTGKWMVIRREDDHPGSSRVCWSSGWRGIYHEGMRHPALHLAGIVASPSGGGGGIFGTGAEEELRKWLEVRLDALGIDPVAYSRFVLSLLRRPDSVFSPCDKPGAFAKSGCRQYRAPTRPPPTTDREQKRAVIQCLVSAADQKCGVESLVDELCLRLRELEGGDSNDKKDDRETLDGEPKMALESLTPRDRALRYYAAFPALQPATPKKFIHKKDRISINNNNANNCSNINNKAMESGKSEEKDTSYGFAKSMEKERDSERELELDQLRLAQLQAKFDQSLEALWDSGPGNAQDTASIWAAPSLSIPSGPLWPSDPNEAPFLLPLGNNGGSVMDTPYQESIIDDSPLIPWDIDLIDVGDYEDEPSNKDKTEYNVNWSNSIAEGPWAWRELGGSLATLGHSSEAGSCFMPVRPCKTPVKTGEEIRPSHEVVSLQEPDEDLLTSARTHFRPIKEDGHWADGTTFPVNNSIERVAYRRSDSGHILYLPGSESPYMEYRERTSSSSATRPATLTLKFRVRQCDKCVQTEPVRSPAKRRIISNTDHFCYPANRDEESDIVKVPETTQIEKHCFTFDQLEWIQQRLPLHNDRKRRHSSSLRCRPLATLRPLTL, encoded by the exons ATGATGACTGGTAAATGGATGGTAATTAGGAGAGAGGATGATCACCCCGGAAGCAGCAGGGTTTGCTGGAGCTCGGGTTGGAGAGGGATCTATCACGAAGGAATGAGGCACCCTGCACTGCACCTGGCTGGGATCGTGGCATCCCCCAGCGGAGGTGGGGGTGGGATATTTGGCACAGGGGCTGAAGAGGAATTGAGAAAGTGGCTGGAGGTGCGACTAGATGCTTTGGGGATTGACCCTGTAGCCTATTCGCGTTTCGTTCTCAGCCTACTACGACGTCCCGACTCTGTCTTCAGTCCTTGTGACAAGCCAGGAGCTTTTGCAAAAAGTGGCTGCCGTCAATACAGAGCTCCCACGAGACCTCCACCAACCACTGACAGAGAACAGAAACGCGCCGTCATTCAGTGCCTTGTCAGTGCTGCAGATCAG AAGTGTGGAGTTGAGTCACTGGTGGATGAGCTCTGTCTAAGGCTGAGGGAACTGGAGGGAGGAGATTCAAATGATAAAAAAGATGATCGCGAAACGTTAGATGGAGAACCAAAGATGGCGTTAGAGTCACTAACCCCTCGAGATAGAGCCCTCAGATATTACGCAGCATTCCCAGCTCTACAACCTGCCACccccaaaaaatttattcataaaaaggACCGGATTTCCATAAACAATAACAACGCCAACAACTGTAGCAACATCAATAACAAG GCTATGGAATCGGGGAAATCAGAAGAAAAAGATACAAGTTACGGGTTTGCAAAGTcaatggaaaaagaaagggACAGCGAAAGAGAACTGGAATTGGATCAATTGCGTCTGGCACAACTTCAGGCAAAGTTTGATCAAAGCCTTGAAGCGCTTTGGGATTCAGGTCCAGGAAATGCTCAGGATACAGCCTCAATTTGGGCAGCTCCCTCTCTTTCCATTCCTTCAGGACCTCTCTGGCCTAGCGATCCAAACGAAGCACCATTTCTTCTGCCATTAGGAAACAATGGTGGCAGCGTTATGGATACACCTTATCAGGAATCCATTATTGACGACTCTCCGCTTATTCCATGGGACATTGACTTGATTGATGTTGGAGACTATGAAGACGAACCTAGCAATAAAGATAAGAcag AGTACAACGTAAACTGGTCAAATTCTATTGCGGAAGGACCTTGGGCCTGGCGTGAACTAGGTGGAAGTCTTGCCACTTTGGGCCACAGCTCAGAGGCAGGTAGCTGTTTCATGCCGGTCAGACCATGCAAGACACCCGTAAAAACTGGGGAGGAAATACGTCCGAGCCATGAAGTCGTCAGTCTTCAAGAACCGGACGAGGATTTGCTGACTTCGGCTCGAACTCATTTTCGACCGATTAAAGAAGATGGGCACTGGGCTGATGGGACTACTTTCCCCGTTAATAACAGTATTGAGAGGGTCGCTTACCGTCGCTCAGATTCGGGACACATACTCTACCTTCCAGGTAGTGAAAGCCCATACATGGAATATCGCGAAAGGACCTCCTCATCCTCGGCTACTAGACCAGCCACGTTGACGTTGAAGTTTCGTGTACGACAATGTGATAAATGTGTACAAACCGAACCAGTACGCTCACCGGCGAAGCGGAGGATTATCTCGAACACGGATCACTTTTGTTATCCCGCTAATAGGGATGAAGAGAGCGATATCGTTAAGGTACCGGAAACGACACAAATAGAAAAGCATTGTTTCACATTTGATCAGTTGGAATGGATTCAACAGCGATTACCTTTACATAACGACAGAAAAAG AAGGCACAGCAGCAGCTTGAGATGTCGACCATTAGCGACACTGCGACCTCTCACGCTTTAA
- the LOC124184380 gene encoding protein CREBRF homolog, which translates to MGDSTYSDFLLGFGGSTIDGLIKQEPAQEMVPSSASVPIPCGHRGTRGVYDQFSPSPLTAPSAWGSRPDHVISPFKIDPDQLDTSFKMDDDDIFQVDKADLFQGPTLAELNANDDTLLGDLNFDDLLLPEEQNQPLKMCNDLTQSSTSLFGSGSNFAPSSFPQSGPLYRNIHNSQNSSSGFHTNGGISLMETAETTSPPAYPSPGTSNVAGSSTASSSTSPHLVPRNPAQSTLHELLMRKVDNPTTSPMRGQIDPVLVMGGKPKSSRLSMSAPSQTIGLEQIWARREPRQHLLSTGSLGLAEAGSTSSLSTGGALSPDPLSHLDPFSHDEEYEDSDDDSDHYDDYSSDNDSGGSDVEEQRGVKVAGTGDGNRESRHSKKERYFWQYNVQAKGPKGQRLVARARLEDPHVLNEATDPVFSPHCALRGIKHSGKARKGDGNDLTPNPRKLCSIGRELDKLSSVINDMTPVSELPFNVRPKTRKEKNKLASRACRLKKKAQHEANKIKLHGLEQEHRRLIHGIAQIKQTLAAKLIEANPEKQEELTRQMEKICKAATKVRIAGQTTEFVNKVLDKVRAGVPDGGIDDF; encoded by the exons ATGGGCGACTCAACCTATTCGGATTTCCTTCTCGGCTTCGGGGGCAGCACCATTGACGGACTTATAAAACAGGAACCAGCGCAGGAAATGGTGCCGTCATCCGCTTCTGTCCCGATACCTTGTGGGCACAGAGGTACTAGAGGTGTCTATGACCAATTCTCACCTTCTCCGTTGACCGCCCCGTCAGCTTGGGGGTCCAGACCGGACCacgtgatttcaccctttaaGATAGACCCTGATCAGCTGGATACGTCATTCAAGATGGATGATGACGATATATTTCAAGTTGACAAGGCTGACTTATTCCAAGGTCCCACACTTGCTGAATTAAATGCTAACGATGATACTTTACTTGGCGATTTAAACTTTGACGATTTACTACTGCCCGAAGAACAGAATCAGCCACTCAAGATGTGTAATGATTTGACACAATCCTCCACCTCCCTCTTTGGGAGTGGATCCAATTTTGCTCCTAGTAGTTTTCCACAATCTGGCCCTTTGTATCGCAATATTCACAACTCGCAGAACTCTTCCTCTGGCTTTCACACGAATGGTGGTATCAGTCTTATGGAAACAGCCGAGACAACCAGTCCCCCAGCATATCCTAGTCCAGGAACAAGTAATGTAGCAG GCAGTTCAACAGCAAGTTCGTCAACGTCACCCCACTTAGTACCTCGGAATCCAGCTCAGTCTACGCTTCATGAATTGTTGATGCGAAAGGTTGATAACCCAACAACTAGCCCAATGCGAGGACAGATAGATCCAGTATTGGTAATGGGGGGAAAACCAAAATCTTCCCGATTATCAATGTCTGCACCTTCCCAAACTATAGGATTGGAACAAATCTGGGCTCGGAGGGAGCCCCGACAGCACCTACTAAGCACAGGCAGCTTGGGACTGGCAGAAGCTGGCTCTACCAGCAGTCTTAGTACCGGTGGGGCACTCAGCCCAGATCCCCTCAGTCACCTTGATCCTTTCAGTCATGATGAGGAATATGAAGACAGCGATGACGATAGCGACCACTATGATGACTACAGTTCCGACAATG ACTCCGGCGGTAGCGATGTCGAGGAACAAAGGGGCGTCAAAGTAGCTGGTACTGGTGACGGAAACAGAGAGAGTAGGCACAGTAAGAAGGAGCGCTATTTTTGGCAGTACAACGTGCAGGCAAAAGGCCCAAAGGGCCAGAGGCTGGTAGCTCGGGCCCGACTAGAGGATCCGCATGTGTTGAACGAGGCCACAGACCCGGTATTTAGTCCGCATTGCGCTCTGAGAGGCATAAAGCACAGTGGTAAAGCTcgtaaaggtgatggaaacGACCTGACGCCGAATCCCAGGAAGCTCTGCAGCATTGGACGGGAGTTGGATAAACTTTCAAGCGTTATAAACGATATGACGCCAGTCTCGGAATTACCCTTTAATGTTCGGCCCAAAACGCgcaaagaaaagaacaaaCTCGCATCACGTGCCTGTCGTCTGAAAAAAAAGGCTCAACACGAAGCCAACAAGATTAAGTTGCATGGTTTGGAGCAGGAGCACA GACGACTGATTCATGGCATCGCTCAGATAAAGCAAACTTTAGCTGCAAAATTGATTGAGGCTAATCCAGAGAAACAGGAAGAACTGACTCgacaaatggaaaaaatctgcaaagCAGCAACTA AGGTGCGAATCGCCGGCCAAACCACCGAATTCGTCAATAAAGTGTTGGACAAGGTCAGAGCTGGGGTGCCCGATGGAGGAATTGATGATTTTTAG
- the LOC124184376 gene encoding mitochondrial proton/calcium exchanger protein, with amino-acid sequence MYPLFYTRTTMAVRSSVFNHGCYCKTWCGHYRSLNYVTPVCSSTRSFQTFSKPVEPLLTSYHPINHLYMQNRNFYVSLTWNGHQEHSSKVEETVKNIKEQKEQSEKDKLTTGATNTVAESPTKAIAVKRTIWQKVKAEIQHYYHGFRLLGLDMKISAKLIWRILRGKDLSRREHRLLIKTTGDVFRLIPFSVFIIVPFMELLLPVAIKLFPGLLPSTFQTATEKEDKLKQALKVKLEVAKFLQKTLDDMAVQSSDRNSEKAKEFSDFFYKIRLGAVVSNEEIMKFSKQFEDEITLDSLSRPQLIALCRVVDVQTLGTTNFLRFQLRMKLRSLAADDRMIDKEGVESLTRAELQQACRARGMRAYGMPDSRLREQLAQWLDLSLGEKVPPTLLLLSRALMVSDTIPTSDKLKATISALPDTVVTRTKGAISEKEGKVDHRTNIEIIKEEERKIEEERQEKREERIPKPSMIDLTLQNQDEITTKDVKVLEQALDTLGKEKQMAVEKEEIKELKEEMAEYQEDIQELYKMKAQAKGEADIEGLKVSKGAKRLFTKVNKMIGKMDAVLAELEQSEKKIKEKIEGLSSEEKKDSHVTAELVKIDELIAAIKRIQSVPDDSRLTRIAEILGKIDDDRDGAIKIEDVLRVVELIGQEDVKLSKKQMDELIELMDKEEVLEIEEQIQKALKKVGTETKEATEPIHEEVPKIVPASSQAESVEGNATVQATGTKITNVETKTDNKSTSSNERSELSQQTSVMKPESRDVRDPTVTTVTSSVPPPPKKAEGSKQL; translated from the exons ATGTATccattattttatacccgtACAACGATGGCTGTACGATCCAGCGTATTCAATC ATGGATGCTACTGTAAAACATGGTGTGGGCACTATCGTAGTCTTAACTATGTCACACCAGTTTGTTCGAGTACGAGAAGTTTCCAAACATTTTCTAAACCTGTAGAACCGCTGCTAACAAGTTATCATCCTATAAACCATTTATACATgcaaaatcgaaatttttacgtGTCTCTGACATGGAACGGGCATCAAGAGCACTCTTCTAAAGTTGAAGAAACAGTAAAAAACATCAAGGAGCAAAAGGAGCAATCGGAAAAAGATAAGCTCACTACTGGTGCAACAAATACAGTAGCCGAATCCCCAACAAAAGCTATCGCTGTAAAACGAACGATCTGGCAAAAAGTGAAAGCAGAAATACAACATTACTATCATGGGTTTCGATTGTTGGGACTAGATATGAAGATTTCAGCAAAATTGATATGGCGCATTCTACGTGGAAAAGACTTGAGCAGAAGAGAGCATAGGCTG CTCATTAAAACGACGGGTGACGTCTTTAGACTCATACCATTTTCTGTGTTCATAATTGTGCCCTTTATGGAATTGTTGCTGCCAGTAgcgattaaattatttccaggATTATTACCATCTACTTTTCAAACTGCAACTGAGAAAGAAGATAAATTGAAACAGGCACTGAAG GTCAAACTAGAGGTAGCCAAGTTTCTACAAAAAACACTGGATGATATGGCCGTGCAGTCGTCAGATCGAAACTCAGAAAAAGCTAAGGAATTCAGTGActttttctataaaattagATTGGGTGCCGTCGTTTCCAATgaagaaataatgaaatttagtaaacagTTTGAGGATGAAATAACACTTGATTCTTTATCCCGACCACAGCTGATAGCGCTATGTAGGGTAGTGGATGTACAAACTCTTGGTACCACCAACTTTTTACGCTTTCAGTTGAGAATGAAGTTGAGAAGTCTTGCTGCTGACGACAGG ATGATTGACAAAGAAGGAGTCGAATCCCTGACGAGAGCAGAATTGCAGCAAGCGTGTCGAGCTCGAGGAATGAGAGCATATGGAATGCCGGACTCAAGGTTGAGAGAACAGTTAGCGCAATGGTTGGATCTGAGTCTTGGTGAAAAGGTACCTCCAACGCTATTACTTTTGTCACGCGCACTCATGGTTTCTGACACTATTCCTACTTCCGACAAACTGAAAGCTACTATATCGGCACTACCTGATACTGTGGTGACCCGTACAAAGGGTGCTATCAGTGAGAAGGAGGGTAAGGTCGATCACCGAACGAATATCGAAATTATCAAAGAAGAAGAGCGTAAGATTGAAGAAGAAAGgcaagagaaaagagaggagCGGATTCCTAAACCATCTATGATTGATCTTACTCTTCAAAACCAAGATGAAATCACTACTAAAGACGTCAAAGTCTTGGAGCAAGCTTTAGACACTCTTGGCAAG GAAAAACAAATGGCCGtggaaaaggaagaaataaaGGAGCTTAAAGAAGAAATGGCCGAATATCAAGAAGATATTCAGGAACTGTACAAAATGAAAGCTCAAGCAAAGGGAGAGGCTGATATAGAAGGGTTGAAGGTGTCAAAGGGAGCGAAACGCCTGTTTACTAAGGTGAACAAGATGATTGGCAAAATGGACGCAGTTTTGGCAGAGCTTGAGCaatctgaaaagaaaattaaagagAAGATAGAGGGACTTAGTtcagaggagaaaaaagattcGCATGTGACTGCAGAGCTCGTTAAGATAGACGAACTAATCGCAGCTATAAAACGAATACAAAGTGTTCCCGATGATTCTCGGTTAACCAGAATTGCAGAAATTCTTGGAAAGATTGACGATGATCGTGATGGTGccataaaaattgaagatgtACTCCGG GTGGTGGAACTGATCGGGCAAGAAGACGTGAAACTCAGCAAAAAACAGATGGATGAGCTCATCGAACTAATGGACAAAGAAGAGGTCCTCGAAATAGAGGAGCAAATCCAAAAAGCACTGAAGAAAGTAGGAACAGAAACGAAAGAAGCAACAGAGCCGATACATGAAGAAGTACCAAAAATCGTACCGGCATCTTCGCAAGCAGAATCAGTTGAAGGCAATGCAACTGTTCAAGCAACAGggacaaaaattacaaatgtgGAAACCAAGACAGACAATAAAAGCACATCTTCAAATGAGAGAAGTGAGCTGTCGCAACAAACGTCGGTTATGAAACCAGAAAGTAGAGACGTGAGGGATCCTACCGTAACAACAGTTACATCGAGCGTTCCGCCTCCTCCAAAAAAAGCAGAAGGTTCTAAACAACTGTGA
- the LOC124184379 gene encoding uncharacterized protein LOC124184379 isoform X1 yields the protein MMTGKWMVIRREDDHPGSSRVCWSSGWRGIYHEGMRHPALHLAGIVASPSGGGGGIFGTGAEEELRKWLEVRLDALGIDPVAYSRFVLSLLRRPDSVFSPCDKPGAFAKSGCRQYRAPTRPPPTTDREQKRAVIQCLVSAADQKCGVESLVDELCLRLRELEGGDSNDKKDDRETLDGEPKMALESLTPRDRALRYYAAFPALQPATPKKFIHKKDRISINNNNANNCSNINNKARSNKKTKMSIAMESGKSEEKDTSYGFAKSMEKERDSERELELDQLRLAQLQAKFDQSLEALWDSGPGNAQDTASIWAAPSLSIPSGPLWPSDPNEAPFLLPLGNNGGSVMDTPYQESIIDDSPLIPWDIDLIDVGDYEDEPSNKDKTEYNVNWSNSIAEGPWAWRELGGSLATLGHSSEAGSCFMPVRPCKTPVKTGEEIRPSHEVVSLQEPDEDLLTSARTHFRPIKEDGHWADGTTFPVNNSIERVAYRRSDSGHILYLPGSESPYMEYRERTSSSSATRPATLTLKFRVRQCDKCVQTEPVRSPAKRRIISNTDHFCYPANRDEESDIVKVPETTQIEKHCFTFDQLEWIQQRLPLHNDRKRRHSSSLRCRPLATLRPLTL from the exons ATGATGACTGGTAAATGGATGGTAATTAGGAGAGAGGATGATCACCCCGGAAGCAGCAGGGTTTGCTGGAGCTCGGGTTGGAGAGGGATCTATCACGAAGGAATGAGGCACCCTGCACTGCACCTGGCTGGGATCGTGGCATCCCCCAGCGGAGGTGGGGGTGGGATATTTGGCACAGGGGCTGAAGAGGAATTGAGAAAGTGGCTGGAGGTGCGACTAGATGCTTTGGGGATTGACCCTGTAGCCTATTCGCGTTTCGTTCTCAGCCTACTACGACGTCCCGACTCTGTCTTCAGTCCTTGTGACAAGCCAGGAGCTTTTGCAAAAAGTGGCTGCCGTCAATACAGAGCTCCCACGAGACCTCCACCAACCACTGACAGAGAACAGAAACGCGCCGTCATTCAGTGCCTTGTCAGTGCTGCAGATCAG AAGTGTGGAGTTGAGTCACTGGTGGATGAGCTCTGTCTAAGGCTGAGGGAACTGGAGGGAGGAGATTCAAATGATAAAAAAGATGATCGCGAAACGTTAGATGGAGAACCAAAGATGGCGTTAGAGTCACTAACCCCTCGAGATAGAGCCCTCAGATATTACGCAGCATTCCCAGCTCTACAACCTGCCACccccaaaaaatttattcataaaaaggACCGGATTTCCATAAACAATAACAACGCCAACAACTGTAGCAACATCAATAACAAGGCACGCAGTAACAAGAAGACCAAAATGTCCATA GCTATGGAATCGGGGAAATCAGAAGAAAAAGATACAAGTTACGGGTTTGCAAAGTcaatggaaaaagaaagggACAGCGAAAGAGAACTGGAATTGGATCAATTGCGTCTGGCACAACTTCAGGCAAAGTTTGATCAAAGCCTTGAAGCGCTTTGGGATTCAGGTCCAGGAAATGCTCAGGATACAGCCTCAATTTGGGCAGCTCCCTCTCTTTCCATTCCTTCAGGACCTCTCTGGCCTAGCGATCCAAACGAAGCACCATTTCTTCTGCCATTAGGAAACAATGGTGGCAGCGTTATGGATACACCTTATCAGGAATCCATTATTGACGACTCTCCGCTTATTCCATGGGACATTGACTTGATTGATGTTGGAGACTATGAAGACGAACCTAGCAATAAAGATAAGAcag AGTACAACGTAAACTGGTCAAATTCTATTGCGGAAGGACCTTGGGCCTGGCGTGAACTAGGTGGAAGTCTTGCCACTTTGGGCCACAGCTCAGAGGCAGGTAGCTGTTTCATGCCGGTCAGACCATGCAAGACACCCGTAAAAACTGGGGAGGAAATACGTCCGAGCCATGAAGTCGTCAGTCTTCAAGAACCGGACGAGGATTTGCTGACTTCGGCTCGAACTCATTTTCGACCGATTAAAGAAGATGGGCACTGGGCTGATGGGACTACTTTCCCCGTTAATAACAGTATTGAGAGGGTCGCTTACCGTCGCTCAGATTCGGGACACATACTCTACCTTCCAGGTAGTGAAAGCCCATACATGGAATATCGCGAAAGGACCTCCTCATCCTCGGCTACTAGACCAGCCACGTTGACGTTGAAGTTTCGTGTACGACAATGTGATAAATGTGTACAAACCGAACCAGTACGCTCACCGGCGAAGCGGAGGATTATCTCGAACACGGATCACTTTTGTTATCCCGCTAATAGGGATGAAGAGAGCGATATCGTTAAGGTACCGGAAACGACACAAATAGAAAAGCATTGTTTCACATTTGATCAGTTGGAATGGATTCAACAGCGATTACCTTTACATAACGACAGAAAAAG AAGGCACAGCAGCAGCTTGAGATGTCGACCATTAGCGACACTGCGACCTCTCACGCTTTAA